The Carassius gibelio isolate Cgi1373 ecotype wild population from Czech Republic chromosome B22, carGib1.2-hapl.c, whole genome shotgun sequence genome window below encodes:
- the LOC127987837 gene encoding BTB/POZ domain-containing protein 2-like isoform X1, whose product MRCCVCLFTQSLECSPSKMAAGESNSRSSCLNLSNSGPLGNAPPSNSAHSSPASNGGVVVAAGGMNRGAGNANPRTGPENGGGGAESAVRSTPSAHNPPRQSVCPSGATSGAASNMTATPSSSSTSSSSSSASSDASAAVASLPSSPASVLVYREPVYNWQATKSTVKERFAFLFNNEVLSDVHFLVGKGMGVQRIPAHRFALAVGSAVFDAMFNGGMATTSTEIELPDVEPAAFLALLKFLYSDEVQIGPETVMTTLYSAKKYAVPALEAHCVEFLKKNLRADNAFMLLTQARLFDEPQLASLCLENIDKNTADALAAEGFTDVDLDTLVAVLERDTLGLREVRLFGAAVRWAEAEAQRQQLQPTPENKRRVLGKALSLIRFPLMTIEEFAAGPAQSGILTDREVVSLFLHFTVNPKPHVEFIDRPRCCLRGKECSITRFSQVESRWGYSGTSDRIRFSVNRRIFVVGFGLYGSIHGPTDYQVNIQIIHTDSNTVLGQNDTGFSCDGTASTFRVMFKEPVEILPSVNYIACATLKGPDSHYGTKGMRKVTHEAPATGTKTCFTFCYAAGNNNGTSVEDGQIPEVIFYT is encoded by the exons ATGcgctgttgtgtttgtttattcacGCAGAGCCTGGAGTGTTCACCATCCAAGATGGCTGCGGGGGAAAGCAACAGCCGATCCTCATGCCTAAACTTGTCTAATTCGGGGCCTCTTGGCAATGCACCGCCGAGCAACAGCGCCCATTCGTCACCCGCCAGCAACGGGGGAGTCGTGGTCGCGGCCGGGGGAATGAACCGGGGCGCGGGGAACGCGAACCCCCGGACAGGCCCGGAGAACGGCGGAGGAGGCGCCGAGTCCGCGGTGAGGAGCACGCCGAGCGCGCACAACCCTCCGCGGCAGTCGGTCTGTCCAAGCGGAGCGACTTCGGGCGCTGCGTCAAACATGACGGCGACTCCATCATCATCTTCAACCTCCTCTTCGTCTTCCTCCGCGTCCTCCGACGCGTCCGCCGCCGTCGCCTCGCTTCCCAGCAGCCCGGCTTCAGTTTTGGTTTATCGAGAGCCGGTCTACAACTGGCAAGCGACAAAAAGTACAGTGAAAGAAAggtttgcatttttgtttaacAACGAAGTGCTAAGTGACGTCCATTTTTTGGTTGGGAAGGGGATGGGAGTGCAGCGCATTCCAGCGCACAG ATTTGCTCTCGCGGTGGGAAGTGCCGTGTTTGATGCCATGTTCAACGGTGGCATGGCTACAACGTCGACCGAAATTGAGCTGCCAGATGTGGAACCGGCTGCATTTCTAGCCCTTCTCAA ATTTTTATACTCCGATGAAGTGCAAATTGGACCGGAGACCGTTATGACCACGCTTTACTCAGCCAAAAAGTACGCAGTACCTGCGCTCGAAGCCCACTGCGTCGAATTCTTAAAGAAAAACCTACGCGCTGACAATGCGTTCATGTTGCTTACCCAG GCGCGGCTTTTTGACGAGCCCCAGCTGGCTAGTCTCTGTTTAGAAAATATCGACAAGAACACCGCTGATGCGCTAGCCGCCGAGGGCTTCACGGATGTCGACCTCG ACACCCTTGTGGCAGTCCTGGAGAGAGACACGCTGGGTCTACGGGAAGTGCGTCTCTTCGGGGCTGCGGTTCGTTGGGCGGAAGCTGAGGCCCAAAGGCAACAGTTACAGCCAACACCAGAGAATAAGCGCAGAGTGTTGGGAAAAGCACTTTCCCTTATTCGGTTCCCGCTTATGACTATTGAAGAGTTTGCGGCAG GTCCGGCTCAGTCTGGAATACTCACAGACCGCGAGGTGGTCAGTCTGTTTCTGCATTTTACCGTCAATCCAAAACCACACGTGGAGTTTATTGACCGGCCTCGCTGCTGCCTCCGGGGGAAAGAGTGCAGTATCACACGTTTCAGTCAGGTGGAGAGTCGCTGGGGCTACAGCGGAACCAGTGACCGCATACG GTTTTCTGTGAACCGCAGAATATTTGTGGTGGGATTTGGGCTCTATGGGTCAATACATGGTCCAACTGACTATCAGGTCAACATCCAG ATAATACATACAGACAGCAATACAGTTCTCGGTCAGAATGATACAGGCTTTAGCTGCGATGGAACGGCCAGTACTTTCCGAGTCATGTTCAAGGAGCCTGTGGAAATTCTTCCCAGTGTCAACTACATTGCCTGCGCCACCCTCAAG
- the LOC127987837 gene encoding BTB/POZ domain-containing protein 2-like isoform X2 yields MRCCVCLFTQSLECSPSKMAAGESNSRSSCLNLSNSGPLGNAPPSNSAHSSPASNGGVVVAAGGMNRGAGNANPRTGPENGGGGAESAVRSTPSAHNPPRQSVCPSGATSGAASNMTATPSSSSTSSSSSSASSDASAAVASLPSSPASVLVYREPVYNWQATKSTVKERFALAVGSAVFDAMFNGGMATTSTEIELPDVEPAAFLALLKFLYSDEVQIGPETVMTTLYSAKKYAVPALEAHCVEFLKKNLRADNAFMLLTQARLFDEPQLASLCLENIDKNTADALAAEGFTDVDLDTLVAVLERDTLGLREVRLFGAAVRWAEAEAQRQQLQPTPENKRRVLGKALSLIRFPLMTIEEFAAGPAQSGILTDREVVSLFLHFTVNPKPHVEFIDRPRCCLRGKECSITRFSQVESRWGYSGTSDRIRFSVNRRIFVVGFGLYGSIHGPTDYQVNIQIIHTDSNTVLGQNDTGFSCDGTASTFRVMFKEPVEILPSVNYIACATLKGPDSHYGTKGMRKVTHEAPATGTKTCFTFCYAAGNNNGTSVEDGQIPEVIFYT; encoded by the exons ATGcgctgttgtgtttgtttattcacGCAGAGCCTGGAGTGTTCACCATCCAAGATGGCTGCGGGGGAAAGCAACAGCCGATCCTCATGCCTAAACTTGTCTAATTCGGGGCCTCTTGGCAATGCACCGCCGAGCAACAGCGCCCATTCGTCACCCGCCAGCAACGGGGGAGTCGTGGTCGCGGCCGGGGGAATGAACCGGGGCGCGGGGAACGCGAACCCCCGGACAGGCCCGGAGAACGGCGGAGGAGGCGCCGAGTCCGCGGTGAGGAGCACGCCGAGCGCGCACAACCCTCCGCGGCAGTCGGTCTGTCCAAGCGGAGCGACTTCGGGCGCTGCGTCAAACATGACGGCGACTCCATCATCATCTTCAACCTCCTCTTCGTCTTCCTCCGCGTCCTCCGACGCGTCCGCCGCCGTCGCCTCGCTTCCCAGCAGCCCGGCTTCAGTTTTGGTTTATCGAGAGCCGGTCTACAACTGGCAAGCGACAAAAAGTACAGTGAAAGAAAg ATTTGCTCTCGCGGTGGGAAGTGCCGTGTTTGATGCCATGTTCAACGGTGGCATGGCTACAACGTCGACCGAAATTGAGCTGCCAGATGTGGAACCGGCTGCATTTCTAGCCCTTCTCAA ATTTTTATACTCCGATGAAGTGCAAATTGGACCGGAGACCGTTATGACCACGCTTTACTCAGCCAAAAAGTACGCAGTACCTGCGCTCGAAGCCCACTGCGTCGAATTCTTAAAGAAAAACCTACGCGCTGACAATGCGTTCATGTTGCTTACCCAG GCGCGGCTTTTTGACGAGCCCCAGCTGGCTAGTCTCTGTTTAGAAAATATCGACAAGAACACCGCTGATGCGCTAGCCGCCGAGGGCTTCACGGATGTCGACCTCG ACACCCTTGTGGCAGTCCTGGAGAGAGACACGCTGGGTCTACGGGAAGTGCGTCTCTTCGGGGCTGCGGTTCGTTGGGCGGAAGCTGAGGCCCAAAGGCAACAGTTACAGCCAACACCAGAGAATAAGCGCAGAGTGTTGGGAAAAGCACTTTCCCTTATTCGGTTCCCGCTTATGACTATTGAAGAGTTTGCGGCAG GTCCGGCTCAGTCTGGAATACTCACAGACCGCGAGGTGGTCAGTCTGTTTCTGCATTTTACCGTCAATCCAAAACCACACGTGGAGTTTATTGACCGGCCTCGCTGCTGCCTCCGGGGGAAAGAGTGCAGTATCACACGTTTCAGTCAGGTGGAGAGTCGCTGGGGCTACAGCGGAACCAGTGACCGCATACG GTTTTCTGTGAACCGCAGAATATTTGTGGTGGGATTTGGGCTCTATGGGTCAATACATGGTCCAACTGACTATCAGGTCAACATCCAG ATAATACATACAGACAGCAATACAGTTCTCGGTCAGAATGATACAGGCTTTAGCTGCGATGGAACGGCCAGTACTTTCCGAGTCATGTTCAAGGAGCCTGTGGAAATTCTTCCCAGTGTCAACTACATTGCCTGCGCCACCCTCAAG